The Denticeps clupeoides chromosome 4, fDenClu1.1, whole genome shotgun sequence genome segment ACCCAGGGACATGAGAAAGACGGTGAAGTTAGTCTCTCACCTGGAGCCTATTAGATCTCCCCGGTGTGATGAATTAAAAGAGattgtgtttaaatgaataaaagatgaTGAAAATCCCCTCCAGGGCAATTTTCACCTATCAGGGTGTTATCATGCCTGATGGGTTTACGGTTGACTCAGCGAGGTAAAGGAGATCTGGACGCATCGAGGAAGCTCCAACtcaccattgtttttttagttttctcGAAGCTCACTTTCCGTTCCATTAGGCGCTGTGAGTTATCCTTGACAAACACAAGGCTACCCAGCTCCTCCATGATGCTGTTCTGGACCTCACTGATATTTGACAAAGGTGCCTGTAGACAAAGACATTGAATTACAAGTCTGTGCATAGTTTATTACGATTTGattgtattattaaaatgtgagaTATGCTCTATATTACATTCTGGGGATGCAAAGCATGTTTCTGTATAGtatatgaacaaaataaagCAAACTTGGAGTTTATTCTTGATTTCTGATTATGGCAATGTTTTACATGATGGCAGTTTGATTAAAATGGAAGGTTGAGGTTTCCTTCAATTTTAGACACTGATGGTGGTTGAATTTGCAAACAAGTTGCGTCAAAGGGTACAAAACACTTTGCAATGCACTTGGACTTGCTGATCTCTCATTTAATCAAAAATATATTGAATTAATCTCGGTTGAGCTTTCAAGGTCTTTATCTAGAGTTTTGCATGCCCTTCCATGGTTAAAGGGCAATGACTCTTAAGGCACTCAAAGGGTGTGATCCAAAATGGATCCAATCTGTGCACTAAAATCAGGTCAGACTCCACTGTGCACCTTGCAAACTGACAGGACTCAGTATCACATTCATATCATGTCAGAATTGTACAGCAGAAGTatcaatggggcagtggtggcctagcggttaaggaagcgaccccgtaatcagaaggttgccggttcgaatcccgagccgccaaggtgccactgaggtgccactgagcaaagcaccgtccccacacactgctccccgggcgctggtcatggctgcccactgctcactcagggtgatgggttaaatgcagaggacaaatttcactgtgtgcaccgtgtgctgtgctgctgtgtatcacatgtgacaatcacttcactttaatgctgTAGGTGGGTCTTCTACAAAAAGTGGGGAAGAgtggaaattttttttacaactccCATAATCCTGGCtaatggattattattatttattaaattctcACTATTAGATGCTGGATGGGGGGACTCCTCTGCATGGCCGAGCCCATTAACTCCTTCAGCAGCGCCACCAAAAAGATCATGCAATTGTCCAGGATGGTCCTTGCAGCTGCATTGAACCTCTGCAGCTCTTCCACCAGCTGGGAGTTGAGGGCCTGGTAGTCACGTCCTGCCTGACACTGATCTTCACAGGGAGAGATGGTGGAGGACCGGGTTTCCAGACGGCTGCAGTAGTCCAACAGTTTGTCGTAGCGTTTATGGATGAGCTTCTGCGGCGAGGAGAACATGCCTTGCAAACAGGACAGAGGGACCAGCACCAGACGTTCCATCCTCTCTTTCTGGTGAAAGATtgaaataaaatagatgtaaaATGTTAACTGCGATTTAAAAATGTTCCATTAGGAAGCAGTATGAATCCAGAAAACCTGCAATGTGTGAAGTACAGAAAAGATAAGAATATGACATCCATTATAATATCACTACTAATCGTGTCTTTGAGAAACCCAAGCAGTGAGAAGTGTTCTGCCTTGACCCTGCTTAGAGCTCCTTAGCCTTGATAAGTATATAAAGACCACTCACAAAGTGCTTGTATGGGTCATTGCCATTCTTCGTCTCAGGAAATCCATTGGTGTCTATTCTGTCTGGGTCCTTCATAATGTTTTCCAGATCACGGACATGCTGCATTGCCAAAGATGTCATCTCCTTCCAAAGAATGTTGGGCAAGGTCAGCATTAAAATCAGCCTGATGTAAGGAAACCTAAACTTCCTTTACAGACAGGTCATTTTTACACATGGCTTCTCCTGTACAATAGAGgcatgtttattttcattacatgGTAGATTATCTATCGGCCGCTCCAACCTTCATGAACCACACTGCCATGTGTATGTACTGTAAACAGCTGAGTAAAAAACTGGTCATACTTGTGCCTGTTGCAGGTAAAAGCAGACGTTCTTGACAAGCTGCCTCACCGCTTTCTCCAGACTGCGGAACAACTTCTCCTCTTTATCAAAGGCCTCATCCCTGACCTGCAGATAGAGAGCGAGTTCACTTTAAGCAAGAAAATACCCGGCACCACAGGCATGGCACCTTTCAATAacattgtgatgtttttttttagtatttaagAGGTTTAAGAAGCAAGTTTTGATGTTACACTGCAGTGTGATTATAActaattatgtttaatttatgtgaaagtgaagtgattgtgaaaaactgcacaACATACgatgtacacaatgaaatgtgtcctctgcttttaacagtcacccttggtgagcagtgggcagccatgacagacgcccggggagcagtgtgtggggatggtgctttgctcagtggcacctcagtggcaccctggcggatcgggattcgaaccggcaaccttgtaattacgaggccacttccttaaccactaggccaccactgctttagataaaaatgaaccaaaaaaaacaaacacatatgaCCTGTGGTTCCACGCCTGTAAGGATTTTAAGGTAGCTGGTCAGCCTGTCTGACTTCTTCCTGATGGAATGAATGTTCAACTTGTTGAGCTTGCTCTTCAGGGTTCCTTCATCGTCGCTCTTCTTGTATTTCATTACTGGTGAGCACAGCAATATTTCAACATTAGTTGATTCACATGTCGCTGAATAGTGTTTTGTGTTCACATTTTACCTTCTATCTCAGCAACAGTTCAAATTCCTTAAACCATGTGCAGGTCCATGATCAAAAGTATCTTCTTACCAATGTCTTTCCTCCGTCTAAATTCATTGATGTTCAGGTTGATGATTTTCGTGGTAGTGAGAGCCTCGTGCAGAGAGTGGATATCTGGATGGTCCTCAGGTGTTGCCTGACATAGCTCGTCCAGTAAAAGGGGGTATTTCATAATGCGTTGGACTGGTTTGATGAGCAGAGAGCCCATGTCCAGCAAGTTGGGTTTCCCTCTAGATCAGATATTATATTGCTATAAATAACGTTAAAGTTTAATAGTTACAAAATGCAGGATAACAGACGATGGATACTTACTCTTGATCATATATCTGCCTATAAGGGAAAGCGTTCAAAGGAATTAGCGACTTCAGAACAAGCATACATTTTATAGCCAGATAAATAAGGATATGTGGGATAAAAAATTACTTGAGGGAACTTATGCAGGCCCTGAAATGCTGCTGTAtgtcctcttcattttcatATGACTTGAGCAAAGTGTTGGCCTCATCGTGGTGgtaacaatatattttatagacgtcctccagcactgctttcATGTTGATGAATATTTCCCCTTCAGAGAAAAACTACATTTCAGATCTAGAAAATTTCCTAAATCTTCATCAAGACAGTTTTATTTGTCAGCCGTCATGATGAGAGCAGACAAATGTTTCCTCAAACCAAACGGAGCACTGGGCTTCATCTCTTATTGCAATCCAATCTCAGAATCTAGAACCCAGGTTTGTGCTCGCTGTATAGAAAAATACCTAAAAGTTGAGCTTCTGGGTCGGACTCAGAAGTGGCTTCCTGGAGCCGGAGGAACAGTTCAGCAGAGACAGCACACACGGACTCCATATTGGTGAACAGTCGGTCCACGTCTACCACCTAACAAGAGAGGGTCCATTCATGACACCACAATGCAACCACCTACATTCAGAGTGAGTTTGATTGTTGCACACTGCAGTGTTTTTGTAGTGTTACTATAGTACTCCTATGCTTAATTAAATAGCATTAATGTCGGCTGCAATTTGTAGTGCAACCATCAGTACCTGCTTTTAGTAAACATACCACATTGAAGCGTCCTTTAAAAATAAGCAAAGGCAAGCAGAACCCAGTGTGTAGCTAAATTTGCCTAGTCAACActtttgtgggtgtgtggtgtaCCTGGACCTCCCGGAGAGGCTGGAGGACTTCTTGAATGCAGAGTTCAAGGTCAATCTGGTAGTCCTTCTCAGTTTTCACTAATTCCtcaatgacctttgacctcttggCCATTTTTCTTTGCCGAATTTCTTCCGAATCAAGAGTTGGGGACGTGGGTGAGGCCAGATCGTGGGGTGCCATTTTCTCTGCGGAGAACACCCAGAGTGTCAGAAAGAcgaatctacaaaaaaaattagttAATGACTTATATTTAGAACGAGTATTCATGACAGCTGTTTCAGCCATGAATAACTTAAGCTGATATGTCTGATATGTTGACATAGATAAGCAATTTTTGTGTTCCATGCTGGGtattttaaaagagaaaacCTCTACAACCATATATATGTACACCCTTctaccctcacacacactggtgtCAACAGGAACGAATCCAGTTTTCTGCTTGCCTGACATCCAGTGGTACTGCAGCCTGTTGTTATGCAGACCTAATGGTTCTGACTGGATGCCAAGCACCTTCATTAGAATTGCAGTCAGGCtctgtgccttttttttctctccatcctTTTATCTGCCTGCACTTTGCATCTGGGACGAGGCCTAGGCATGTATTCTGGGAAGAGTGATGTTTCCTCGCCGCCTAATCGCCTCTGTGCAACGTTTCCTCCCTTCAGACAAAAGgcagacggagagagagagagagagagagagagagagagagaggaatagACAGACATGCCCTGGTGTTGGGTTACGGAACTCATCGCCACGGTGATGTAATGTTAAAGCTTGGCTCCATGTCCGCCAGCTGAAGGAAGTGCCTGACAGCTGCACCACACCTTTAATCAACAGACACATACCCAGCATGCCATGGTCGAACTAGAAGGGAACAGAGACATTATGCAGCCTCATTACCATTTCCTTTAACGAACTGGTTATGTCCATTTCCAGTTTTTGCCATTAAAGTTGTGCCATGCATAAGCTCTACAAAAGGGTGCTGTGTTGATAAACTGTCTGTTGATTTATGAATTATGACTGTTTAATCTGAACAGTTTAACTTCTAAAAATAATCAGCATTTTTATATCTGAATAGAGACAAAGGCAAAGTA includes the following:
- the arhgef38 gene encoding rho guanine nucleotide exchange factor 38 isoform X1; this encodes MDPKEASGAEKDRDDKKPKDRTIKRRKILFGRGQERRKTDTLVDDDSTKGYLNLGTLVRRSQSDKTEYSAKLREKMAPHDLASPTSPTLDSEEIRQRKMAKRSKVIEELVKTEKDYQIDLELCIQEVLQPLREVQVVDVDRLFTNMESVCAVSAELFLRLQEATSESDPEAQLLGEIFINMKAVLEDVYKIYCYHHDEANTLLKSYENEEDIQQHFRACISSLKQIYDQEGKPNLLDMGSLLIKPVQRIMKYPLLLDELCQATPEDHPDIHSLHEALTTTKIINLNINEFRRRKDIVMKYKKSDDEGTLKSKLNKLNIHSIRKKSDRLTSYLKILTGVEPQVRDEAFDKEEKLFRSLEKAVRQLVKNVCFYLQQAQEMTSLAMQHVRDLENIMKDPDRIDTNGFPETKNGNDPYKHFKERMERLVLVPLSCLQGMFSSPQKLIHKRYDKLLDYCSRLETRSSTISPCEDQCQAGRDYQALNSQLVEELQRFNAAARTILDNCMIFLVALLKELMGSAMQRSPPIQHLIAPLSNISEVQNSIMEELGSLVFVKDNSQRLMERKVSFEKTKKTMAPEIQRQSEDHRARLLAEFATDQLYQLKRNCNACQEQDVSLLEGELVALLENRDPLGSSSRWLVDTGSTQGYLYSSFLKPYNPQREVEQQDDFDNLSLFVVSSSSSLRGFGLQPSESTSALSGLQGQQPEIADDLETNEEQQFYAVYSFRARSEQELTLQEYQHVRILKFCDLGGNKEWWLAEANGQKGYVPANYLGKMSYA
- the arhgef38 gene encoding rho guanine nucleotide exchange factor 38 isoform X2 — translated: MDPKEASGAEKDRDDKKPKDRTIKRRKILFGRGQERRKTDTLVDDDSTKGYLNLGTLVRRSQSDKTEYSAKLREKMAPHDLASPTSPTLDSEEIRQRKMAKRSKVIEELVKTEKDYQIDLELCIQEVLQPLREVQVVDVDRLFTNMESVCAVSAELFLRLQEATSESDPEAQLLGEIFINMKAVLEDVYKIYCYHHDEANTLLKSYENEEDIQQHFRACISSLKQIYDQEGKPNLLDMGSLLIKPVQRIMKYPLLLDELCQATPEDHPDIHSLHEALTTTKIINLNINEFRRRKDIVMKYKKSDDEGTLKSKLNKLNIHSIRKKSDRLTSYLKILTGVEPQVRDEAFDKEEKLFRSLEKAEMTSLAMQHVRDLENIMKDPDRIDTNGFPETKNGNDPYKHFKERMERLVLVPLSCLQGMFSSPQKLIHKRYDKLLDYCSRLETRSSTISPCEDQCQAGRDYQALNSQLVEELQRFNAAARTILDNCMIFLVALLKELMGSAMQRSPPIQHLIAPLSNISEVQNSIMEELGSLVFVKDNSQRLMERKVSFEKTKKTMAPEIQRQSEDHRARLLAEFATDQLYQLKRNCNACQEQDVSLLEGELVALLENRDPLGSSSRWLVDTGSTQGYLYSSFLKPYNPQREVEQQDDFDNLSLFVVSSSSSLRGFGLQPSESTSALSGLQGQQPEIADDLETNEEQQFYAVYSFRARSEQELTLQEYQHVRILKFCDLGGNKEWWLAEANGQKGYVPANYLGKMSYA
- the arhgef38 gene encoding rho guanine nucleotide exchange factor 38 isoform X3 yields the protein MAPHDLASPTSPTLDSEEIRQRKMAKRSKVIEELVKTEKDYQIDLELCIQEVLQPLREVQVVDVDRLFTNMESVCAVSAELFLRLQEATSESDPEAQLLGEIFINMKAVLEDVYKIYCYHHDEANTLLKSYENEEDIQQHFRACISSLKQIYDQEGKPNLLDMGSLLIKPVQRIMKYPLLLDELCQATPEDHPDIHSLHEALTTTKIINLNINEFRRRKDIVMKYKKSDDEGTLKSKLNKLNIHSIRKKSDRLTSYLKILTGVEPQVRDEAFDKEEKLFRSLEKAVRQLVKNVCFYLQQAQEMTSLAMQHVRDLENIMKDPDRIDTNGFPETKNGNDPYKHFKERMERLVLVPLSCLQGMFSSPQKLIHKRYDKLLDYCSRLETRSSTISPCEDQCQAGRDYQALNSQLVEELQRFNAAARTILDNCMIFLVALLKELMGSAMQRSPPIQHLIAPLSNISEVQNSIMEELGSLVFVKDNSQRLMERKVSFEKTKKTMAPEIQRQSEDHRARLLAEFATDQLYQLKRNCNACQEQDVSLLEGELVALLENRDPLGSSSRWLVDTGSTQGYLYSSFLKPYNPQREVEQQDDFDNLSLFVVSSSSSLRGFGLQPSESTSALSGLQGQQPEIADDLETNEEQQFYAVYSFRARSEQELTLQEYQHVRILKFCDLGGNKEWWLAEANGQKGYVPANYLGKMSYA